A window of the Polaribacter sp. HaHaR_3_91 genome harbors these coding sequences:
- a CDS encoding cob(I)yrinic acid a,c-diamide adenosyltransferase has protein sequence MKIYTKTGDAGTTALFGGTRVKKYNLRIESYGNVDELNSYIGLIKDQDISIPIKDSLLKIQNELFTLGAMLATPPEKETLKNGKERLNIPKIDNASILFLEEEIDKMDLELPQMTHFILPGGHQSVSFCHIARCICRRAERLVVELNDQENINIDILKYLNRLSDYLFTLARKLSKDLSVAEIKWIPTKN, from the coding sequence ATGAAAATATACACAAAAACTGGTGACGCTGGTACAACTGCTCTTTTTGGAGGTACTAGAGTAAAAAAATACAATTTACGTATAGAAAGTTATGGTAATGTAGACGAACTAAATTCTTATATTGGATTAATAAAAGATCAAGACATAAGTATACCTATAAAAGATTCTTTATTAAAAATTCAAAATGAATTATTTACTTTAGGTGCCATGTTAGCAACGCCTCCAGAAAAAGAAACTTTAAAAAATGGAAAAGAGAGACTTAACATTCCAAAAATTGATAATGCTTCTATTCTGTTTTTAGAAGAAGAAATTGATAAAATGGATTTAGAGCTTCCTCAAATGACTCATTTTATTCTTCCTGGCGGACATCAATCTGTGTCATTTTGTCATATTGCAAGATGCATTTGCAGACGGGCAGAACGCTTAGTTGTAGAACTAAATGATCAAGAAAACATTAATATTGACATACTAAAATACTTAAACCGACTTTCTGACTACCTTTTTACGTTGGCACGAAAGTTGTCCAAAGACTTATCAGTAGCCGAAATCAAATGGATTCCTACAAAAAACTAA
- a CDS encoding exopolysaccharide transport family protein — MDNLNKLNNSTIQANVDVKGYVFKVLSYWKLFFVTIIIALIVAKFMNDYKTKIYNLNTVISVKEENNPLFSTGTNIAFNWGGASDAVETIKVVLTSRTHNEKVVRKLNFFINYLKEGRYRLVDVYGYTPFVVDLDTSKPQLYGQLIQVEITGEDTYKLSFDLKENTSNALITYDTNTTSVHNFSSPLFSKEYKIDEQINTEFLNFSLQKTKKFTVGEKFYIQFVSFDGTVGSNKSIGVEGIANGASMLRLSKGGTNKNRIVDYLNATVVILDEDKQEQKILYAKKTKDYIELLFTQLEDSLQRIEKELGVFKEKNNIYNLSEEGSLVFNETIEIDQEKKNVLEFNEYLNNLRSYLLSHDTYGENIPVPALIAVQDGKISGEISTLIQLSSLREKLRGSVTDNHPQVIKLSNDINISKTNLLENISTLKVVNQNKINKLNAELATYKSKLKKLPKTEQGLLKFEKNYQISEANYNYLKQKSYEAGSAIAANVSDVKIIDTAKDLGNGPVYPIPSFNYLVGLMLGIVFPLFYIITREVLDNKIHTAEDIQNNYAIPVLGVVGKNHGNNNLAVFNKPKSSVSESFRALRSNIQFLFKNTDSDKSKTLVLTSSVSGEGKTMISINMATVFALSGKKTVLVGLDLRKPKIYDDFDLTNDVGVVNHLIKQKTLDEIIIKTKVPNLDLILSGPIPPNPSELLLNETADKMIKDLQERYDYVIIDTPPVGLVSDALELFKYGDAIIYVIRQDYSEKGMMRMIDDKYKNKEVTNISYVLNDFSIKNKYGYGYGYGYGYGYGYGYGKYGNGYHEDEDNKGFFSRISSLFKKN, encoded by the coding sequence ATGGATAATTTAAATAAACTAAATAACAGTACTATTCAAGCTAATGTTGATGTTAAAGGGTATGTTTTTAAGGTTTTATCTTATTGGAAACTTTTTTTTGTAACTATTATTATTGCCTTGATAGTTGCCAAATTTATGAATGATTATAAAACAAAAATTTATAATCTAAATACCGTAATATCTGTAAAAGAAGAAAACAATCCATTGTTTTCTACAGGAACAAACATAGCATTTAATTGGGGAGGAGCAAGTGATGCCGTAGAAACTATAAAAGTAGTTTTAACTTCTAGAACACATAATGAAAAGGTAGTTAGAAAATTAAATTTCTTCATAAACTATTTAAAAGAAGGCAGGTATAGGTTAGTGGATGTTTATGGTTACACTCCCTTTGTGGTAGATTTAGATACTAGTAAACCTCAATTATATGGACAACTTATACAAGTAGAAATTACAGGTGAAGATACTTATAAATTATCTTTTGATCTTAAAGAGAATACTTCAAATGCTTTAATTACCTATGATACAAATACAACAAGTGTTCACAATTTTTCCTCTCCACTTTTTTCTAAAGAGTATAAAATTGATGAACAGATAAATACTGAATTTTTAAATTTTTCATTGCAAAAAACCAAAAAGTTTACTGTTGGTGAAAAATTTTATATTCAATTTGTAAGTTTTGATGGAACTGTAGGTAGTAATAAATCTATTGGTGTTGAAGGTATAGCTAATGGAGCTTCTATGCTTAGATTGTCTAAAGGAGGTACAAATAAAAATAGAATTGTAGACTACTTAAATGCAACGGTTGTTATTCTTGATGAAGATAAGCAAGAACAAAAAATTCTTTATGCTAAAAAGACGAAAGATTATATAGAGCTTTTGTTTACACAATTAGAAGATAGTTTACAGCGAATAGAAAAGGAATTAGGGGTTTTTAAGGAAAAAAATAATATTTACAATTTATCTGAAGAAGGTAGTCTTGTTTTTAATGAAACTATTGAGATAGATCAAGAGAAAAAAAATGTTTTAGAGTTTAATGAATATCTTAATAATTTAAGAAGTTATTTACTTTCTCACGATACCTATGGGGAAAATATTCCTGTTCCTGCTTTAATAGCTGTTCAAGATGGGAAGATTTCTGGTGAAATATCTACACTTATACAATTATCTAGTTTAAGAGAAAAATTAAGAGGTTCTGTAACAGATAATCATCCACAGGTTATTAAGTTGAGTAATGACATTAATATTTCTAAAACTAATTTATTAGAAAATATATCCACTTTAAAAGTTGTTAATCAAAATAAAATTAACAAATTAAATGCTGAATTAGCTACTTATAAAAGCAAACTTAAAAAATTACCTAAAACAGAACAAGGTTTATTAAAGTTTGAAAAAAACTATCAAATTTCAGAAGCAAATTATAATTATTTGAAGCAAAAAAGTTACGAAGCAGGTTCTGCAATTGCTGCAAATGTATCTGATGTTAAAATTATAGATACGGCTAAAGACTTAGGTAATGGTCCTGTATACCCAATACCAAGTTTTAATTATTTAGTTGGTTTAATGTTGGGAATTGTTTTTCCTTTATTTTATATTATTACTAGAGAGGTTTTAGATAATAAAATTCACACAGCAGAGGATATTCAAAATAACTATGCAATTCCTGTTTTAGGTGTTGTAGGTAAAAACCATGGAAATAATAATCTAGCGGTTTTTAATAAGCCAAAATCCTCAGTTTCAGAATCCTTCAGAGCGCTTAGGTCTAATATTCAATTTTTATTTAAAAATACAGATTCAGATAAATCCAAAACATTGGTTTTAACTTCTTCAGTAAGTGGTGAAGGGAAAACAATGATTTCTATAAATATGGCAACTGTTTTTGCTTTAAGCGGAAAGAAAACAGTTTTAGTAGGTTTAGATTTAAGAAAACCTAAAATTTATGATGATTTTGATTTAACCAATGATGTTGGTGTGGTAAACCACTTAATCAAGCAAAAGACATTAGATGAAATTATAATTAAGACTAAAGTGCCAAACTTAGATCTTATTTTGTCTGGACCAATACCTCCAAATCCTTCTGAATTATTATTGAATGAAACAGCAGACAAGATGATTAAAGACCTTCAAGAAAGATATGATTATGTTATTATTGATACACCACCTGTTGGTTTAGTTTCTGATGCATTAGAGTTGTTTAAATATGGAGATGCTATTATTTATGTTATCCGTCAGGATTATTCCGAAAAGGGAATGATGAGAATGATAGATGATAAGTATAAAAATAAAGAAGTAACCAATATTAGTTATGTTTTAAACGACTTTTCTATAAAGAATAAATACGGTTATGGTTACGGCTATGGTTATGGCTACGGTTACGGCTATGGTTATGGAAAATACGGTAATGGTTATCATGAGGATGAAGATAATAAAGGCTTCTTCTCTAGAATATCTAGTTTATTTAAAAAGAATTAA
- the secA gene encoding preprotein translocase subunit SecA produces the protein MNILNSVIKLFVGDKQEKDLKILQPVVENVKKFEIEFSKLSNDALRAKTIEFKERIKIATKEFDTKITELEEEAKTANIDRQEDIYTEIDTLKDDAYKVSEETLLKIMPEAFAVVKETAKRFVENEQVEVTASAFDRELSAERDNVTLEGDKAFWANSWDASGKAVTWDMVHYDVQLIGGSVLHQGKVAEMMTGEGKTLVSTLPVYLNALTGNGVHLVTVNDYLAKRDKAWMGPIFEFHGFTTDCIDYHQPNSDARRKAYNADITYGTNNEFGFDYLRDNMASSKDDLVQRAPNYAIIDEVDSVLIDDARTPLIISGPVPQGDRHEFNELKPLVSEIVTKQKNHLVSVFAEAKKLIADGNDKDGGFLLLRVYRGLPKNKALIKFLSQEGNKQILQKTENYYMQDNNKLMPQVDEDLWFVVEEKNNQIDLTDKGIADLSEKTANENFFVLPDIGVKIGEIDNSESSKEEKTAQKEELYKDFSIKSERIHTMNQLLKAYTVFEKDVEYVVMDNKVMIVDEQTGRIMDGRRYSDGLHQAIEAKENVKIEDATQTFATVTLQNYFRMYRKLSGMTGTAITEAGELWEIYKLDVVEIPTNRPIQRDDKEDLIYKTAREKYNAVIEDIVKLVEQNRPVLVGTTSVEISELLGRMLQMRKIPHNILNAKLHKREADVVAQAGKPGIVTIATNMAGRGTDIKLSKEVKDAGGLAIIGTERHDSRRVDRQLRGRAGRQGDVGSTQFYVALDDNLMRLFGSDRIAKMMDRMGLKEGEVIQHSMITKSIERAQKKVEENNFGIRKRLLEYDDIMNAQREFVYKRRRHALDGKHLQVDIANMIYDTCESITNTNKAAKNFHNFEFELIKFSSMTSPFTEEEFDKLSQKEITDKLYDLVTEHYKNKIERNAVLAFPVIKDVFENEGDRYERIVVPFTDGTKSLQVVTNLKDAYESEGKSLITDFEKNITLAIIDENWKDHLRKMDDLKQSVQNASYEQKDPLLIYKFEAFELFKTTVDEINREVLSFLFKGELPSQDANQISEARQQKRESLNTSKADVQNSTEQAIESSRQKQSEPVETIVREQPKVGRNERVTIKNVMSGEEKAVKFKQAIPLLEKGEWVLVNN, from the coding sequence ATGAATATTTTAAATTCAGTAATCAAACTTTTTGTTGGTGATAAACAAGAAAAAGATTTAAAAATTTTACAACCAGTTGTTGAAAATGTAAAAAAATTCGAGATAGAATTTTCTAAACTTTCTAATGATGCTTTAAGGGCAAAAACCATTGAGTTTAAAGAAAGAATAAAAATCGCTACAAAAGAATTTGATACTAAAATTACTGAATTAGAAGAAGAAGCTAAGACAGCAAATATAGATCGTCAAGAAGATATTTATACTGAAATAGATACTCTAAAAGATGATGCATATAAAGTTTCTGAAGAAACTTTACTTAAAATTATGCCAGAAGCTTTTGCTGTTGTAAAAGAAACTGCAAAACGCTTTGTAGAAAATGAACAAGTAGAAGTTACAGCTTCTGCTTTTGATAGAGAATTATCTGCAGAAAGAGATAACGTTACTTTAGAAGGTGATAAAGCTTTTTGGGCAAACTCTTGGGATGCATCGGGTAAAGCTGTTACTTGGGACATGGTTCATTATGATGTTCAATTAATTGGTGGATCCGTTTTACACCAAGGTAAAGTTGCTGAAATGATGACTGGTGAGGGAAAAACATTAGTTTCTACCCTACCTGTTTATTTAAATGCATTAACTGGTAACGGAGTTCATTTAGTAACCGTAAATGATTATTTAGCAAAACGTGATAAAGCGTGGATGGGACCAATTTTTGAGTTTCATGGTTTTACAACAGATTGTATCGATTATCATCAACCAAATTCTGATGCACGTAGAAAAGCCTACAACGCAGACATTACTTATGGTACAAATAACGAATTTGGTTTCGATTATTTACGTGATAATATGGCTAGCTCTAAAGACGATTTAGTACAAAGAGCTCCTAACTACGCTATTATTGATGAAGTAGATTCTGTTTTAATTGATGATGCTAGAACTCCTTTAATTATTTCTGGACCAGTACCTCAAGGAGACAGACATGAATTTAACGAATTAAAACCTTTAGTTTCTGAAATAGTTACTAAACAAAAAAATCATTTGGTAAGTGTTTTTGCTGAAGCCAAAAAATTAATTGCAGACGGTAATGATAAAGATGGTGGATTCTTATTATTAAGAGTTTACAGAGGATTACCTAAAAACAAAGCATTAATTAAGTTTTTATCTCAAGAGGGAAATAAACAAATCTTGCAGAAAACAGAAAACTACTACATGCAAGATAACAACAAGTTAATGCCACAAGTAGATGAAGACTTATGGTTTGTTGTTGAAGAAAAAAATAATCAAATTGATTTAACAGACAAAGGAATTGCAGATTTATCAGAAAAAACTGCAAATGAAAACTTCTTTGTGTTACCAGACATCGGAGTTAAAATTGGTGAAATAGATAATTCTGAAAGTAGTAAAGAAGAAAAAACTGCTCAAAAAGAAGAGTTATACAAAGACTTTAGCATAAAAAGTGAGCGTATTCATACAATGAATCAACTATTAAAAGCATACACTGTTTTTGAAAAAGATGTTGAGTATGTTGTTATGGACAATAAAGTAATGATTGTTGATGAACAGACAGGGCGTATCATGGACGGTCGTCGTTATTCAGACGGATTACACCAAGCAATTGAGGCAAAAGAAAATGTAAAAATTGAAGATGCTACTCAAACTTTTGCTACCGTAACTTTACAGAACTACTTTAGAATGTACAGAAAACTGTCTGGTATGACAGGTACAGCAATTACAGAAGCTGGTGAGTTATGGGAAATATATAAATTAGATGTTGTAGAAATCCCTACAAACAGACCTATTCAAAGGGATGATAAAGAAGATTTAATTTACAAAACTGCACGTGAGAAATACAATGCAGTAATTGAAGATATTGTAAAACTAGTAGAACAAAATAGACCTGTTTTAGTTGGTACAACTTCTGTAGAGATTTCAGAGTTATTAGGTAGAATGTTACAAATGCGTAAGATTCCTCATAATATTTTAAATGCAAAATTACACAAAAGAGAAGCAGATGTTGTTGCCCAAGCTGGTAAACCTGGTATTGTAACCATTGCAACAAACATGGCAGGTCGTGGTACCGATATTAAATTATCTAAAGAAGTAAAAGATGCTGGTGGTTTAGCTATTATTGGTACAGAACGTCATGATTCTAGACGTGTAGATAGACAATTACGTGGACGTGCAGGAAGACAAGGTGATGTTGGGTCTACTCAATTTTACGTTGCTTTAGATGACAATTTAATGCGTCTTTTTGGTTCTGATAGAATTGCCAAAATGATGGATAGAATGGGCTTAAAAGAAGGTGAAGTAATTCAGCATTCTATGATTACCAAATCTATTGAAAGAGCACAAAAGAAAGTAGAAGAAAATAACTTTGGTATTCGTAAGCGTTTGTTAGAATATGATGATATAATGAATGCTCAACGTGAGTTTGTTTATAAAAGAAGACGTCATGCATTAGATGGTAAACATTTACAGGTAGATATTGCAAACATGATTTATGACACTTGCGAATCTATTACAAATACGAATAAAGCTGCTAAGAATTTTCATAATTTTGAATTTGAATTGATTAAATTTTCATCAATGACTTCTCCTTTTACAGAAGAAGAATTTGATAAACTTTCACAAAAAGAAATCACAGACAAATTATATGATCTTGTTACTGAACATTACAAAAACAAAATTGAAAGAAATGCCGTTTTAGCGTTTCCTGTAATTAAAGATGTTTTTGAAAATGAAGGTGATCGTTATGAGCGTATTGTAGTTCCTTTTACAGACGGAACTAAATCTTTACAAGTTGTAACCAACTTAAAAGATGCTTATGAAAGTGAAGGAAAAAGTTTAATTACAGATTTCGAGAAAAATATTACGTTGGCAATTATAGATGAGAACTGGAAAGATCATTTACGTAAAATGGACGATTTAAAACAATCTGTTCAGAATGCGTCTTATGAGCAAAAAGATCCTTTATTAATCTATAAGTTTGAGGCTTTTGAATTGTTTAAAACTACCGTTGATGAAATAAATAGAGAGGTTTTATCTTTCTTATTTAAAGGAGAGCTTCCTAGTCAAGATGCAAATCAAATTTCAGAAGCGCGTCAACAAAAAAGAGAAAGTTTAAATACATCTAAAGCAGATGTTCAAAACTCTACAGAGCAAGCTATAGAAAGCTCTCGTCAAAAACAATCTGAACCTGTTGAAACCATAGTTCGTGAACAACCTAAAGTTGGTAGAAATGAGCGAGTTACCATTAAAAATGTAATGAGCGGAGAAGAAAAAGCTGTTAAATTTAAACAAGCAATTCCTTTATTAGAAAAAGGAGAATGGGTATTGGTAAATAACTAA
- a CDS encoding polysaccharide biosynthesis/export family protein — MRNHFLLLLFIPFLFSCIPAKDIIYLQGEPIAKKEIKRINNIPYKLQVDDILNIDIKSNEESLVAVFKKQSTGNAGGAAAGLSEGASYFSGYSIDSYGNIRMPTLGEINVLGYTVLEVRKKIENELKKFIKTQEELFVSVKLAGIKYTVIGEIGSPGPNVIFQNKLSIIDAISSSGDITAVGNRKKVEIIRNSITGTEKFTIDLTQISAFDSDVFYVKPNDIINVIPLKQKTWGTGTTGLGALTTIVSLFTLISTTFILARNL; from the coding sequence ATGAGAAACCATTTTTTACTGCTCTTATTTATTCCTTTTCTTTTTTCGTGTATACCAGCTAAGGATATAATTTATCTACAAGGAGAGCCAATTGCAAAAAAAGAGATTAAAAGAATTAATAATATACCCTACAAGTTACAGGTTGATGATATCTTAAATATAGATATAAAATCTAATGAAGAGTCTTTAGTCGCTGTTTTTAAGAAACAATCTACAGGAAATGCAGGAGGTGCTGCAGCTGGTCTTAGTGAAGGAGCATCTTATTTTTCAGGATACAGTATAGATAGTTACGGAAACATTAGAATGCCAACTTTAGGTGAAATTAATGTTTTAGGATATACAGTGCTGGAGGTTCGGAAAAAAATAGAAAATGAATTAAAAAAATTCATTAAAACCCAAGAAGAACTTTTTGTTTCAGTAAAATTGGCTGGTATTAAATATACCGTTATTGGAGAAATAGGAAGTCCTGGGCCTAATGTTATATTTCAAAATAAGCTTTCAATTATAGATGCCATTTCTAGTTCTGGAGATATTACTGCTGTTGGAAATAGAAAAAAAGTTGAAATTATTAGAAACTCAATTACGGGAACAGAAAAATTTACAATTGATTTAACACAAATAAGTGCTTTTGATTCTGATGTTTTTTATGTTAAACCAAATGATATTATAAATGTTATTCCATTGAAACAAAAAACATGGGGAACAGGTACTACTGGTCTTGGAGCACTCACAACAATTGTTTCGTTATTTACATTGATAAGTACTACTTTTATTTTAGCAAGAAATTTATAG
- a CDS encoding O-methyltransferase yields MIYLITKYLKFLVKSSNQHGVHSPFVYDLITKCFYKKTDPILVKLFSKTKQQLLDNKSLIKVTDFGAGSKVFKNNERQVSKIAKIAGLSNKKAKLLIRLIQYFKPDNLLEIGTSLGLGTSAIKIGNNKTNITTLEGCPETSKVADYLFSNNNYKNIQIITGDFKETLPLAIKNQEFDCIYFDGNHTKKDTLHYFNTCLDTVTNNSVWIFDDIYWSDEMKEAWTEIKNHKKVTVTVDIFYWGIVFFRKEQEKEHFKIRV; encoded by the coding sequence ATGATTTATTTGATAACAAAATATTTAAAATTTCTCGTAAAATCATCTAATCAACATGGGGTCCACTCTCCTTTTGTGTATGATTTAATAACCAAATGTTTTTATAAAAAAACAGATCCAATATTAGTAAAATTGTTTTCTAAAACAAAACAACAATTATTAGACAACAAAAGTTTGATAAAAGTCACAGATTTTGGTGCAGGATCTAAAGTTTTTAAAAATAATGAGCGTCAAGTTTCTAAAATTGCAAAAATTGCAGGTTTATCAAACAAAAAAGCTAAATTATTAATTCGTTTAATTCAATATTTTAAACCTGATAATTTATTAGAAATTGGTACTTCTTTAGGTTTAGGTACATCAGCAATTAAAATTGGAAATAATAAAACAAATATTACAACATTAGAAGGTTGCCCAGAAACAAGTAAAGTTGCAGATTATTTATTCTCTAATAACAATTACAAAAACATTCAAATAATTACAGGTGATTTTAAAGAAACGTTACCTTTAGCTATTAAAAACCAAGAATTCGATTGTATATATTTTGATGGGAATCATACAAAAAAAGACACCTTACATTATTTTAATACTTGTTTAGATACGGTTACTAATAATTCAGTATGGATTTTTGATGACATTTATTGGAGTGACGAAATGAAAGAAGCCTGGACAGAAATTAAAAATCACAAAAAAGTAACCGTTACCGTTGATATTTTTTACTGGGGAATTGTTTTCTTTAGAAAAGAACAAGAAAAAGAACATTTTAAAATAAGAGTCTAA
- the folE gene encoding GTP cyclohydrolase I FolE, whose amino-acid sequence MNDERIEEIGENHVGTSAKTPLRADAFDITDEEKIERIQQSVKDILTTLGLDLTDDSLQGTPKRVAKSFVNELFMGLNPKNLPKASTFDNNYNYGEMLVERNIVVYSTCEHHLLPIIGRAHVAYISDGKVIGLSKMNRIVEYFSKRPQVQERLTMQVVQAMQEALGVEDVACVIDAKHLCVNSRGIKDIESSTVTAEFGGKFKEKETKREFLEYLKMNTSFE is encoded by the coding sequence ATGAATGACGAAAGAATTGAAGAAATAGGAGAGAATCACGTTGGTACATCAGCCAAAACTCCATTAAGAGCAGATGCTTTTGATATAACTGATGAAGAAAAAATTGAAAGAATTCAACAGAGTGTTAAGGATATTTTAACCACTTTAGGTTTGGATTTGACAGATGATAGTTTACAAGGAACTCCTAAAAGAGTTGCTAAATCTTTTGTTAATGAACTTTTTATGGGATTAAACCCTAAAAATTTACCAAAAGCATCAACTTTTGATAATAATTACAATTATGGTGAAATGTTGGTAGAAAGAAATATCGTTGTATATTCTACTTGCGAACATCATTTATTACCAATTATTGGTAGAGCACATGTTGCTTACATTTCTGATGGGAAAGTAATTGGACTTTCTAAAATGAATAGAATTGTAGAGTATTTTTCTAAGAGACCTCAAGTGCAAGAGCGTTTAACAATGCAAGTTGTACAAGCGATGCAAGAAGCTTTAGGTGTAGAGGATGTTGCTTGTGTTATTGATGCAAAGCACTTATGTGTTAATTCTAGAGGTATTAAAGACATTGAAAGCTCTACTGTTACTGCAGAGTTTGGAGGTAAATTTAAAGAAAAAGAAACGAAAAGAGAATTTTTAGAGTACTTAAAAATGAATACAAGTTTTGAATAA
- a CDS encoding DUF2795 domain-containing protein yields MYWTLELASYLADAPWPATKDELIDYAIRTGSPLEVVENLQDIEDEGDAYDSIVEIWPDYPTEDDYLWNEDEY; encoded by the coding sequence ATGTATTGGACATTAGAATTAGCATCTTATTTAGCAGATGCGCCTTGGCCAGCAACCAAAGACGAATTAATAGATTACGCTATTAGAACTGGATCTCCTTTAGAAGTAGTAGAAAACCTACAAGATATAGAAGATGAAGGTGATGCGTATGACTCAATTGTTGAAATTTGGCCAGATTATCCTACCGAAGATGATTATCTTTGGAATGAGGATGAATACTAA